A stretch of Hoplias malabaricus isolate fHopMal1 chromosome 10, fHopMal1.hap1, whole genome shotgun sequence DNA encodes these proteins:
- the utp11 gene encoding probable U3 small nucleolar RNA-associated protein 11, which produces MSSFRKALKSKQRDHKERSQPGARKHLGLLEKKKDYKLRADDYHSKQKTLNALRRKAMDKNPDEFHFKMINSQLKDGVHVIKQKEEEMTEEQKKVMRTQDIRYVEMKRVAEAKKIERLKSELHLLDANGKIQNKHTFFVDTRKEVEDFDLARHLNTVPELVDRAYNRPTLDTLMNKSILGAVAPKTVKRLAKQRRLRYEELSQRIDREKKMFVITQKIQTRKDLQDKNKKVKVRNETPTAPAVYKFEAKRKR; this is translated from the exons ATGTCTTCGTTCAGGAAAGCGCTCAAATCCAAACAGCGGGATCATAAAGAGAGATCTCAG cCTGGAGCTAGGAAGCATTTAGGACTCTTGGAAAAGAAGAAGGACTACAAACTTCGTGCAGA TGACTACCATAGTAAACAGAAAACACTCAATGCCTTACGAAGGAAGGCAATGGACAAAAACCCAGAtgaattccactttaaaatgataaattctcAGTTAAAG GATGGAGTGCATGTGATTAaacagaaagaggaagagatgaCAGAGGAACAGAAGAAAGTCATGAGGACTCAGGATATTAGATATGTGGAAATGAAGAGGGTGGCAGAGGCCAAG AAAATCGAAAGATTAAAATCTGAGCTCCATCTTCTGGATGCTAAtggtaaaatacaaaataagcaTACCTTTTTTGTGGACACAAGAAAAGAAG TGGAGGATTTTGACCTGGCCAGACACCTGAACACAGTACCTGAGTTGGTAGACAGAGCTTATAACAGGCCTACACTGGACACCCTGATGAACAAGAGCATTTTGGGAGCTGTGGCACCGAAAACAGTAAAG AGACTGGCCAAGCAGCGTAGGCTTCGGTATGAGGAACTGTCTCAGCGTATTGACAGAGAGAAGAAGATGTTTGTCATCACCCAGAAGATCCAGACTCGCAAAGACCTTCAG GACAAAAACAAGAAAGTAAAAGTGCGAAATGAGACCCCCACTGCTCCTGCTGTCTATAAATTTGAAGCTAAGAGGAAAAGATAA